In a single window of the Pithys albifrons albifrons isolate INPA30051 chromosome 19, PitAlb_v1, whole genome shotgun sequence genome:
- the MYADML2 gene encoding myeloid-associated differentiation marker-like protein 2, which produces MMESTGGPYLNTAAVTSPVGIVRLLQMTFGCTTFSLVAHQGGFSAAYGTFCMFVWTFCFAITVFIIACEFTHLHSCLSLSWGNFTAAFAMLATLMSVTAAVIYPLYFVQVGCYPIGCEVRDFRIAASVFAGLLFVVYAAEVFLTRAKPGQVTSYMATISGLLKIVQAFVACIIFGALVNDSQYGKYVATQWCVAVYSFCFVVTVVVVAFSVTGKTALLWFPFERSVVIYTFGAVLLYMSAAVIWPVFCFDSKYGSPQRPSLCAKGKCPWDSQLVIAIFTYVNLLLYVLDLAYSQRIRFVSHL; this is translated from the coding sequence ATGATGGAGAGCACAGGAGGGCCATATCTGAACACGGCTGCAGTGACCTCCCCCGTCGGAATAGTGCGATTGCTGCAGATGACCTTTGGATGCACCACGTTCAGCCTGGTCGCCCACCAGGGGGGATTCAGCGCTGCGTATGGCACCTTCTGCATGTTTGTTTGGACCTTCTGCTTTGCCATCACTGTGTTCATCATTGCCTGTGAGTTcacacacctgcacagctgCCTGAGTCTTTCCTGGGGAAACTTCACTGCTGCTTTTGCGATGCTTGCCACACTCATGTCGGTCACAGCTGCAGTGATCTACCCGCTCTACTTCGTCCAGGTGGGCTGTTACCCCATCGGCTGCGAGGTGAGAGACTTCCGCATTGCCGCCAGTGTCTTCGCAGGCCTCCTGTTTGTCGTGTACGCTGCCGAGGTGTTCTTAACCAGGGCAAAACCAGGACAAGTTACCAGCTACATGGCCACCATCTCTGGGCTCCTGAAAATCGTTCAGGCCTTTGTGGCCTGCATCATCTTTGGGGCACTGGTGAATGATAGCCAGTATGGCAAATACGTGGCGACACAGTGGTGTGTGGCTGTCTACAGCTTTTGCTTTGTGGTgacagtggtggtggtggctttCAGTGTCACAGGTAAGACGGCCTTGCTGTGGTTTCCCTTCGAGCGCTCTGTGGTCATCTACACttttggggctgtgctgctgtacATGAGTGCTGCAGTCATCTGGCCAGTGTTCTGCTTTGACAGCAAGTACGGCTCCCCACAGCGCCCCAGCCTGTGTGCCAAGGGCAAGTGTCCCTGGGACAGCCAGCTGGTGATCGCCATCTTCACCTACGTCAACCTGCTGCTCTATGTCCTGGACCTGGCATACTCACAGCGCATCCGCTTTGTCTCACACCTCTGA
- the NOTUM gene encoding palmitoleoyl-protein carboxylesterase NOTUM has protein sequence MLAAWERAAGSCAGSRAAEPAPPALPSPPVADPRPRGGARRSAGGAARGRGLATAAAAASGVWRRAAMGTAAVHLLLLLGLLHAGPGGEGRKGWRRRGPVARERGEAAAAAAESFPLDFTAVEGNMDSFMAQVKSLAQSLYPCSAQALPHDLRLHLLHNASVTCNDGSPAGYYLKESKGSRRWLLFLEGGWYCFNRENCDTRYDTMRRLMSSREWPATRVGTGILSSQPEENPHWWNANMVFIPYCSSDVWSGASSKSEKNEYAFMGALIIQEVIKELVGKGLSTAKVLLLAGSSAGGTGVLLNVDRVAEQLEEMGYQGIQVRGLADSGWFLDNKQYRRTDCIDTITCAPTEAIRRGIRYWNGIVPERCKLQFKEGEEWNCFFGYKIYPTLRCPVFVVQWLFDEAQLTVDNVHLTGQPVQEGQWLYIQNLGRELRNTLKDVTASFAPACLSHEIITRNHWTDIQVKGTSLPRALHCWDRSLHESNKNGKAPLKGCPIHLIDSCPWPHCNPSCPTIRDQFTGQEMNVIQFLMHMGFDVQKMAQQQGLEPSKLLGMLSSDN, from the exons ATGCTCGCCGCCTGGGAGCGGGCGGCGGGCTCCTGTGCCGGCAGCCGCGCCGCCGAGCCCGCGCCGCCGGCGCTGCCCTCGCCGCCCGTCGCCGACCCCCGTCCCCGCGGCGGGGCGCGGCGGAGCGCGGGCGGCGCTGCCCGCGGCCGGGGTCTGGCTACGGCTGCCGCCGCGGCGAGCGGCGTGTGGCGGCGGGCGGCGATGGGCACGGCGGCCGtgcacctcctgctgctgctggggctgctgcacgCCGGGCCCGGCGGCGAGGGCCGGAAGGGCTGGCGGCGGCGAGGCCCGGTCGCCCGCGAGCGGggcgaggcggcggcggcggcggccgagAGCTTCCCGTTGGACTTCACCGCCGTGGAGGGCAATATGGACAGCTTCATGGCGCAGGTCAAGAGCCTGGCTCAGTCCCTATACCCCTGCTCGGCCCAGGCGCTGCCGCACGACCTGCGCCTGCACCTCCTGCACAACGCCTCGGTCACCTGCAACGACGGCAGCCCGGCCGG CTACTACCTGAAGGAGTCAAAGGGCAGCCGGCGGTGGCTGCTGTTCCTGGAAG GAGGGTGGTACTGCTTCAACAGGGAGAACTGCGACACCCGCTACGACACCATGCGGCGGCTTATGAGTTCCCGGGAATGGCCCGCGACCCGCGTGG GAACTGGGATCCTGTCCTCGCAGCCAGAAGAAAATCCCCACTGGTGGAATGCAAACATGGT ATTCATCCCGTATTGCTCAAGTGATGTTTGGAGCGGTGCCTCTTCCAAGTCTGAGAAAA ATGAATATGCCTTCATGGGAGCACTGATCATTCAGGAGGTTATAAAGGAGCTTGTGGGAAAAGGTCTGAGCACTGCGAAAGTGTTGCTGTTAGCAGGGAGCAG tgctggaggaacaGGAGTGCTCCTGAATGTGGATCgagtggcagagcagctggaggagatgGGTTATCAGGGGATTCAGGTTCGAGGCTTGGCAGACTCTGGATGGTTCCTGGATAACAAACAATATCGCAGAACCGACTGTATCGATACCATAACGTGTGCTCCAACAGAGGCCATCAGAAGAGGAATACG ATACTGGAATGGCATTGTTCCTGAACGCTGTAAGCTGCAGTTTAAAGAAGGAGAGGAATGGAATTGCTTTTTTGGATATAAGATTTACCCCACTCTTCGAT GTCCAGTCTTTGTTGTTCAGTGGCTCTTTGATGAGGCCCAGCTTACTGTAGACAATGTGCACCTCACTGGCCAGCCTGTTCAGGAAGGGCAGTGGCTCTACATCCAGAATCTGGGTAGGGAGCTGAGAAACACCTTGAAGGATGTGAC cGCGAGCTTTGCTCCTGCCTGTTTGTCCCACGAGATCATCACACGCAA TCACTGGACTGACATTCAGGTGAAGGGGACATCGTTACCCCgtgccctgcactgctgggatcGGAGTCTGCATGAGAGCAACAAAAATGGGAAGGCCCCTCTGAAAGGCTGCCCGATCCACCTGATTGACAGCTGTCCATGGCCTCACTGCAACCCCTCGTGCCCCACCATCAGGGACCAGTTCACAGGGCAGGAGATGAATGTGATCCAGTTCCTCATGCATATGGGGTTCGATGTTCAGAagatggcacagcagcagggcctggagcCCAGTAAACTCTTGGGAATGCTCAGCAGTGATAACTAG